The following are encoded together in the Nocardioides sp. Arc9.136 genome:
- a CDS encoding ROK family glucokinase, translating to MTLTCGVDVGGTKIAGGVVDEEGKVLEELRVESPATDAEAIEDAIAGLVAELRTRHEITAVGVGAAGYVDKGRAVVMFAPNIAWRDVPLKAELEQRVELPVVVENDANAAAWGEFVFGAGHDVDDLLLVTVGTGIGGGIVLDGLLHRGAFGAGAEIGHMRVVPDGIRCGCGNRGCFEQYASGSALVRDARAEAVTGNPAARSLLARAGGDTAAITGPLITEAARAGDPFAVAQLAELGRWLGEGIASLTAVLDPAVVVIGGGVSEAGELLLGPIRTAFVAELPARGHRPTLEIRRATLGNRAGLIGAADLARR from the coding sequence ATGACGCTCACGTGTGGCGTGGACGTCGGCGGGACGAAGATCGCCGGCGGTGTGGTGGACGAGGAGGGCAAGGTCCTCGAGGAGCTGCGCGTGGAGTCGCCCGCGACCGACGCGGAGGCGATCGAGGACGCCATCGCGGGGCTCGTCGCGGAGCTGCGCACCCGGCACGAGATCACGGCGGTCGGCGTCGGTGCGGCCGGCTACGTCGACAAGGGCCGCGCGGTGGTGATGTTCGCGCCGAACATCGCCTGGCGCGACGTACCCCTCAAGGCGGAGCTGGAGCAGCGCGTCGAGCTGCCGGTCGTGGTGGAGAACGACGCGAACGCCGCGGCCTGGGGCGAGTTCGTCTTCGGCGCCGGTCACGACGTCGACGACCTGCTGCTGGTCACCGTCGGCACCGGCATCGGCGGCGGCATCGTGCTGGACGGGCTCCTGCACCGCGGCGCGTTCGGCGCCGGCGCGGAGATCGGCCACATGCGCGTCGTCCCCGACGGCATCCGGTGCGGGTGCGGGAACCGCGGCTGCTTCGAGCAGTACGCCAGCGGCTCGGCGCTCGTGCGCGACGCCCGCGCCGAGGCGGTCACCGGCAACCCGGCCGCCCGCAGCCTCCTGGCGCGTGCCGGCGGCGACACCGCGGCCATCACCGGACCGCTCATCACCGAGGCGGCGCGTGCGGGCGACCCGTTCGCCGTGGCCCAGCTCGCCGAGCTGGGTCGTTGGCTCGGCGAGGGCATCGCCTCGCTCACCGCCGTGCTCGACCCCGCGGTGGTGGTCATCGGTGGCGGCGTCAGCGAGGCCGGCGAGCTGCTGCTCGGCCCCATCCGCACGGCGTTCGTCGCGGAGCTGCCCGCTCGCGGGCACCGCCCGACGCTCGAGATCCGCCGCGCCACGCTCGGCAACCGCGCCGGGCTCATCGGCGCGGCCGACCTCGCCCGCCGCTGA
- a CDS encoding ROK family protein, giving the protein MALHIGVDVGGTKVLAAEVDAAGAVLRTARRSTPGRRVDAVLVEQALSEAVAEVADGRRVDGVGLAAAGFVDAAGERVMFAPHLPWQGEDVRARLADRWGTTVVLDNDANCAALAEGTLGAARGVADFLLITMGTGIGGGLVLGGRVHRGRNGMAGEFGHAQVVPDGQPCECGGAGCWEQYSSGNALVRFARARIGREPTMLEQLCGGDPSTLVGPMVTEAAEQGDLVARQAFASVGDWLGVGLANLVAAFDPELVVVGGGVSAAGDRLLEPARHALVRSLVGAAHREVPPVVRARFGPEAGVVGGAILARQRS; this is encoded by the coding sequence GTGGCCCTCCACATCGGCGTCGACGTCGGCGGCACCAAGGTGCTCGCCGCCGAGGTCGACGCCGCGGGCGCGGTGCTGCGCACGGCCCGGCGCTCCACCCCGGGGCGCCGCGTGGACGCCGTGCTCGTCGAGCAGGCGCTGAGCGAGGCGGTCGCCGAGGTCGCCGACGGGCGCCGCGTCGACGGGGTGGGCCTCGCCGCGGCGGGCTTCGTGGACGCCGCGGGGGAACGGGTGATGTTCGCGCCGCACCTGCCCTGGCAGGGCGAGGACGTGCGCGCCCGCCTGGCCGATCGGTGGGGGACGACCGTCGTCCTGGACAACGACGCCAACTGCGCCGCCCTCGCCGAGGGGACGCTCGGCGCGGCGCGGGGCGTCGCGGACTTCCTGCTGATCACGATGGGCACCGGCATCGGCGGCGGCCTCGTCCTCGGCGGGCGCGTCCACCGCGGCCGCAACGGCATGGCCGGGGAGTTCGGCCACGCGCAGGTCGTGCCGGACGGCCAGCCCTGCGAGTGCGGCGGTGCCGGGTGCTGGGAGCAGTACTCCAGCGGCAACGCGCTCGTCCGCTTCGCCCGGGCCAGGATCGGCCGGGAGCCCACGATGCTGGAGCAGCTGTGCGGCGGCGATCCCAGCACGCTGGTCGGCCCGATGGTGACCGAGGCCGCCGAGCAGGGCGACCTGGTCGCCCGGCAGGCCTTCGCGTCCGTCGGGGACTGGCTCGGCGTCGGCCTGGCGAACCTCGTCGCGGCCTTCGACCCCGAGCTCGTGGTCGTCGGCGGCGGGGTCTCGGCCGCCGGTGACCGGCTGCTCGAGCCGGCCCGGCACGCCCTCGTCCGCTCGCTCGTCGGTGCCGCGCACCGCGAGGTCCCGCCCGTCGTCCGCGCCCGGTTCGGCCCGGAGGCCGGCGTGGTGGGCGGCGCGATCCTCGCGCGCCAGCGCTCCTAG
- a CDS encoding SRPBCC family protein, producing the protein MAEQTTSSITVDAAPAEVMAVIADFAAYPQWAKGVQTADVVATYPDGRAERVFFALDVSPIKDEYTLEYQWDGDREVTWTLVEGKMLRALDGAYVLRDLGGSTEVTYRLALDVSIPLIGMLKRKGEKILIDTALKGLKKRVESR; encoded by the coding sequence ATGGCCGAACAGACCACGTCGTCGATCACCGTCGACGCCGCCCCGGCCGAGGTGATGGCGGTGATCGCCGACTTCGCGGCGTACCCGCAGTGGGCCAAGGGCGTGCAGACCGCCGACGTCGTCGCGACGTACCCCGACGGCCGCGCCGAGCGGGTCTTCTTCGCCCTTGACGTCTCGCCGATCAAGGACGAGTACACCCTTGAGTACCAGTGGGACGGCGACCGCGAGGTCACCTGGACCCTCGTCGAGGGCAAGATGCTGCGGGCCCTCGACGGCGCCTACGTGCTCCGCGACCTCGGCGGGTCCACCGAGGTGACCTACCGGCTCGCCCTCGACGTCTCGATCCCGCTCATCGGCATGCTGAAGCGCAAGGGCGAGAAGATCCTCATCGACACGGCGCTGAAGGGTCTGAAGAAGCGCGTCGAGTCGCGCTGA
- the cpaB gene encoding Flp pilus assembly protein CpaB, giving the protein MDRRRILLIAAAVVAALGVVLVLLYVRGADARAQDRFVTVEVLRATAPIAKGEKIEDALAAGKVALQPVAQDQLLDGAQGDAGVFSGQLALVPIYPGEQLIPAKFGGAAQVSADTGLQLQKGQVTVTVNLTDTARVAGFVNPGSQVAVFFNGSDARSGQPFTRLLLPEATVLAVGSTTPVSTTTTDQTGQQTVEQLPRTLITLALSQAEAERVMFAQGNGELAFALVGDDTQVRPGPGVTTDNLFG; this is encoded by the coding sequence ATGGATCGACGAAGGATCCTCCTCATCGCCGCGGCGGTCGTCGCGGCCCTGGGCGTGGTGCTGGTCCTCCTCTACGTGCGAGGGGCCGACGCACGCGCGCAGGACCGGTTCGTCACGGTGGAGGTGCTGCGGGCGACCGCCCCGATCGCCAAGGGCGAGAAGATCGAGGACGCGCTGGCCGCCGGCAAGGTCGCGCTCCAGCCGGTCGCGCAGGACCAGCTCCTCGACGGCGCCCAGGGCGACGCGGGCGTCTTCAGCGGCCAGCTCGCGCTGGTGCCGATCTACCCGGGCGAGCAGCTGATCCCCGCAAAGTTCGGCGGCGCCGCGCAGGTGTCGGCCGACACCGGCCTGCAGCTGCAGAAGGGCCAGGTCACCGTGACGGTCAACCTCACCGACACCGCCCGGGTGGCCGGCTTCGTCAACCCCGGCTCGCAGGTCGCGGTCTTCTTCAACGGCTCCGACGCACGCAGCGGCCAGCCGTTCACGCGGCTCCTCCTGCCCGAGGCGACGGTCCTCGCGGTCGGCTCCACCACGCCGGTCTCGACGACGACCACCGACCAGACCGGTCAGCAGACCGTTGAGCAGCTGCCCCGCACCCTCATCACGCTCGCGCTCAGCCAGGCCGAGGCGGAGCGGGTGATGTTCGCGCAGGGCAACGGCGAGCTGGCCTTCGCGCTGGTCGGCGACGACACCCAGGTGCGCCCCGGTCCCGGGGTCACGACCGACAACCTGTTCGGCTGA
- a CDS encoding ArsA family ATPase, whose translation MRILLLTGKGGVGKSTVAAGTAALAAAAGHRTLVLSTDAAHSLADAFGVEVGPEPTEVGERLFVQQVDAQLRFQQSWGEVQRYLLSVLDTVGVDRLAAEELTVLPGAEEVLALLELRLQVLSGEWDVVVVDCAPTAETLRLLALPEALGWYMQRVLPTQARVVKALKPVLTRAAGVPMPGGSVFEAVERLHAELDEVRSLLQGPDASVRLVLTPEAVVAAEARRSWTTLSLYGYRVDGVVANRVFPPADGDDWRAGWVAAQARVLADVEESFVGLPVWRSEYRAAEPVGVDALRTLAADVYGGSDPLAAPVGEGPFRVTRTGGGAVLRLRLPLVNRAEVDLARRHDELVVTVGSYRRLLTLPAGLARLDVAGARVEEGELQVRFHEARPAHARGESA comes from the coding sequence ATGCGCATCCTCCTGCTCACCGGCAAGGGCGGTGTCGGCAAGTCCACGGTCGCGGCCGGTACGGCGGCGCTCGCGGCCGCGGCCGGGCACCGCACCCTTGTGCTGTCCACCGACGCGGCCCACTCGCTGGCCGACGCCTTCGGCGTCGAGGTCGGTCCCGAGCCCACCGAGGTCGGGGAGCGGCTCTTCGTCCAGCAGGTCGACGCCCAGCTGCGGTTCCAGCAGTCCTGGGGCGAGGTGCAGCGCTACCTCCTCTCGGTCCTCGACACCGTCGGCGTCGACCGGCTGGCCGCGGAGGAGCTGACCGTGCTGCCCGGCGCCGAGGAGGTGCTGGCCCTGCTCGAGCTGCGGCTGCAGGTCCTCTCCGGGGAGTGGGACGTCGTCGTCGTCGACTGCGCGCCGACCGCGGAGACGCTGCGGCTGCTCGCGCTGCCCGAGGCGCTGGGGTGGTACATGCAGCGGGTCCTCCCGACCCAGGCCCGTGTCGTCAAGGCGCTCAAGCCCGTCCTCACCCGCGCCGCGGGCGTGCCGATGCCCGGTGGGAGCGTCTTCGAGGCCGTGGAGCGGCTGCACGCCGAGCTCGACGAGGTGCGCTCGCTGCTGCAGGGCCCGGACGCCAGCGTGCGGCTGGTCCTCACCCCCGAGGCGGTCGTCGCCGCCGAGGCGCGACGGAGCTGGACCACGCTGTCGCTCTACGGCTACCGCGTCGACGGCGTGGTGGCCAACCGGGTCTTCCCGCCCGCCGACGGCGACGACTGGCGCGCCGGCTGGGTCGCGGCCCAGGCGCGCGTGCTCGCCGACGTCGAGGAGTCGTTCGTCGGGCTGCCGGTGTGGCGCTCGGAGTACCGCGCCGCCGAGCCGGTCGGGGTCGACGCCCTGCGCACCCTCGCCGCCGACGTGTACGGCGGCTCCGACCCGCTCGCGGCGCCCGTGGGCGAGGGGCCCTTCCGCGTCACCCGCACCGGCGGCGGGGCCGTGCTGCGCCTCCGGCTGCCGCTGGTCAACCGCGCGGAGGTCGACCTGGCCCGCCGGCACGACGAGCTGGTCGTGACCGTCGGCTCCTACCGCCGCCTGCTGACCCTGCCCGCCGGCCTGGCGCGGCTCGACGTCGCCGGTGCCCGGGTCGAGGAGGGCGAGCTGCAGGTCCGGTTCCACGAGGCCCGGCCCGCGCACGCCCGGGGGGAGAGCGCATGA
- a CDS encoding long-chain fatty acid--CoA ligase, with product MREFSTPLTIEVPGTGNLTDDVVRNAEEAPDAVVFSRPAGDGAWSDVTAAEFLAEVTAVAKGLVAAGVETGDRVALISKTRYEWTLLDYAIWFAGAVTVPIYETSSAEQIEWILRDSAARAVVAETDDHVARVAEVRGGLEALNHVWSLTDNAVDVLRRLGADISDDDLEKRRTTATPLDLATLIYTSGTTGRPKGCMLTHGNFMFELGVAVEELERLFDAEGASTLLFLPLAHVFARIIQIGCVKSRTRLGHSPDIKNLLPDLQGFRPTFILAVPRVFEKVFNTASQKATAEGRGKIFDRAADVAIAWSRGLDKGRPSLAVRAQHALFAKLVYGKLLDALGGSCQFAVSGGAPLGDRLGHFYRGIGLTVLEGYGLTETTAALTVNLPDAQKVGTVGRPLPGTAVRVADDGELLFRGGQVFAGYWENEDATREALEADAWFHTGDVGEVDDEGFVKITGRKKEILVTAGGKNVAPAVLEDRLRAHALVDQCIVVGDGQPFIAALVTIDRESLPVWAAARGKADDVGRLLDDPDLRAEIEAAVEDANKAVSKAESIRKFSVLDAEWTEEGGQLTPSLKLKRNVVMREFRAEVDALYS from the coding sequence GTGCGGGAGTTCTCCACGCCCCTGACGATCGAGGTCCCGGGGACCGGCAACCTGACCGACGACGTGGTGAGGAACGCCGAGGAGGCGCCCGACGCCGTCGTCTTCAGCCGCCCCGCGGGCGACGGCGCCTGGAGCGACGTCACCGCCGCCGAGTTCCTGGCGGAGGTCACCGCGGTGGCCAAGGGCCTGGTCGCGGCCGGTGTCGAGACCGGCGACCGGGTCGCCCTGATCTCGAAGACGCGCTACGAGTGGACCCTGCTCGACTACGCGATCTGGTTCGCCGGCGCCGTCACGGTGCCGATCTACGAGACCTCCTCGGCCGAGCAGATCGAGTGGATCCTGCGCGACAGCGCCGCCCGCGCGGTCGTCGCCGAGACCGACGACCACGTCGCGCGCGTCGCGGAGGTCCGCGGCGGCCTCGAGGCGCTCAACCACGTGTGGTCGCTGACCGACAACGCCGTCGACGTGCTGCGCCGCCTCGGCGCCGACATCAGCGACGACGACCTGGAGAAGCGGCGCACGACGGCCACGCCGCTGGACCTCGCGACGCTCATCTACACCTCGGGCACGACGGGGCGGCCCAAGGGCTGCATGCTCACCCACGGCAACTTCATGTTCGAGCTCGGCGTGGCCGTCGAGGAGCTCGAGCGGCTCTTCGACGCCGAGGGCGCCTCCACGCTGCTGTTCCTGCCGCTGGCCCACGTCTTCGCCCGGATCATCCAGATCGGCTGCGTGAAGTCCCGCACCCGGCTGGGCCACTCCCCCGACATCAAGAACCTGCTGCCCGACCTGCAGGGGTTCCGGCCGACGTTCATCCTGGCCGTGCCGCGCGTGTTCGAGAAGGTCTTCAACACCGCCTCGCAGAAGGCCACCGCGGAGGGACGCGGCAAGATCTTCGACCGGGCCGCCGACGTGGCGATCGCCTGGTCCCGCGGGCTCGACAAGGGTCGTCCGTCACTGGCCGTCCGGGCCCAGCACGCGCTGTTCGCCAAGCTGGTCTACGGCAAGCTGCTCGACGCCCTCGGCGGGAGCTGCCAGTTCGCGGTCTCCGGCGGCGCGCCCCTGGGCGACCGGCTCGGCCACTTCTACCGCGGCATCGGCCTGACCGTGCTGGAGGGCTACGGGCTCACCGAGACCACGGCGGCGCTCACCGTCAACCTCCCGGACGCCCAGAAGGTCGGCACCGTGGGCCGCCCGCTGCCCGGCACCGCCGTGCGCGTCGCCGACGACGGCGAGCTGCTGTTCCGCGGCGGGCAGGTCTTCGCCGGCTACTGGGAGAACGAGGACGCCACCCGGGAGGCGCTCGAGGCCGACGCGTGGTTCCACACCGGCGACGTCGGCGAGGTCGACGACGAGGGCTTCGTGAAGATCACCGGCCGCAAGAAGGAGATCCTGGTGACCGCCGGCGGCAAGAACGTCGCCCCCGCGGTCCTCGAGGACCGGCTGCGGGCGCACGCGCTGGTCGACCAGTGCATCGTCGTCGGCGACGGCCAGCCCTTCATCGCCGCCCTCGTCACGATCGACCGCGAGTCGCTGCCGGTCTGGGCCGCCGCCCGCGGCAAGGCCGACGACGTCGGGCGGCTGCTCGACGACCCCGACCTGCGCGCCGAGATCGAGGCCGCGGTGGAGGACGCCAACAAGGCCGTCTCCAAGGCGGAGTCCATCCGCAAGTTCTCGGTCCTCGACGCCGAGTGGACCGAGGAGGGCGGGCAGCTCACCCCCAGCCTCAAGCTCAAGCGGAACGTCGTGATGCGCGAGTTCCGCGCCGAGGTGGACGCGCTCTACTCCTGA